ACTCCTGACCAGCAAACCTGAGTAGATCACCCCCCTGACCCAATATTTCTGTAGGGAAAGGACCAGAACCGACTCTTGTAGTGTAGGCTTTTACCTAAACAAGGAAAGCTCAAGTTAAGAATCTCAACTAGCCATGTCAAATgttcttaatttatttaagtgCAGTGCTAAATTTAACAAAGAGTATGTGGTACCATAAGATGTTTTCTACAAGATACATATGAAAACCCATAGTTGAAAACAcccacatatttttaaaaacctaGCGTTCGACATTTAAGACaccaccccccaaaaaaaagaaaaaaaaaatctagatgcACAGCTTAACAATCTCAAGTagggagagaaaaaattaaccACTCACCACTCCAATTAGATCACCTATTACTCTTGGAGCAATGCCAAGACCGGTGCAAATCCCACCAGCAGATGGGCTAGAAGAAGTAACAAAAGGATAAGTTCCAAAGTCAACATCTAGCATGGTCGCCTGTCCACCTTCAAccaaaatcttcttcttctctgagATGGATTCATTCATGACATGCACGGTATCAGCAATGAAGGGCTCCAATCTATGGGCAAACCTCTTGTATCTTTCAACTTCTTCCCTAAGCATTTCTGGTCCATAGTTAAAACCTTGGAATCTTGAAGCTGCATCTGACAATAAAAGATCCAGCTTTTCAGGAAAAGTATCCATGTGCCTCAGGTCATTTACTCTAATGCCATTCCGAATAACCTTGCTTGAGTAACATGGCCCAATGCCTCTCTTAGTTGTGCCAATAAAAGATTTGGCAAGCTCGGACTCTCTAAGCCCATCCACCACTTGATGGAAGTCAAATAACAAATGAGCACGGTCAGAAACCAGTATCCTTCCTTTGCAGGAAACCCCATTGGATTCTAGGCCATCAATTTCTTGAAACAGTCCCGGTAGATGCACCACAACTCCATTCCCGATAACACACAGAGTATCCTCATTAAGGATACCAGATGGAACCAGGTGAAGGGCAAATTTCTTTCCCTCCGCATTGTATATAGTATGTCCTGCATTGGCTCCACCCTTGCATAAAAAATTGTTCCGGGTTTCAGGCAAAAATTAATTGCAATTACAAAATAGCTGCAACCACCAAATGTGTCCAGCCAATTACAACTCGTTAGAAACATGCTTATTTAACTAATTAGCCACCACTCAAAGGATCTTGAATCTCTCTGATTCCTAACTATGCTGAAAGACTCCGCTATGAGGAAACGGTCAAGTTTGAATCTTTACGCCCCACGCACATCCTATTTCTCGagaactattaataaaattggagtcttttttcttttaatataaagCAACAACAATTGGGTGTTTCAGCCATTATTCACACACCCAATATAAAAATCCATACTAAAAGCATAGATATGTGCACATGCATATGCATCTGTTTTTAAGAGCATGTGTACCTGACAACGAGCAACGATGTCGAAGTGCTCGGCCAAGATATCGACGAGCTTGCCTTTGCCTTCGTCGCCCCACTGGGAGCCCAGGACGCCCGATACCTGACTCAGCGACCCAATCCGACTTGGATGTCCCTGGGCGGCGGTGTCAGATTCGGCCACGCCGAGAGAAGCTGAGGCCAGAACAGGCTTTACGGAGGAGCATACGACTACAGTTCGGCGGCGAGGGGGAATGGGCCTGTGGTGCACCCCCACGTACGTCGTCCGTGGGCCCGTGATGGGGTTGGTGTCGAGTGCGAGTGATGACAGTTTCATGGTGAAAGAGTACAGGGGGAAAGCAAGCGAGGAAGAGAAAGCGAGTAAGAGCACGAGAGAGAAGGAAGTGGGAGCGAAAATATGTGAGAGGGTTTCGGAGGGAGTGGGGATTCGGTCACCTGCGGGTGAAGTGACCAGGGGTATATAGTGGAATTGCGTTGCTTTCACGTTGATGCAGTGAATCTGGGTAAACGGCAGCAGTTGGGAACATGGGAGACTGCAGAGGGAACTTTGAGTCTGGGTGATTGACTGGTTCAAGTTTCATGTATAATGATCCTTTTGCAGCCgagatgataaatttataaacaaaatataataaataatatctaattatttaatatcatattataaaataattagaagatgataaaaaaattaaatgatgaataacgttacttaataaataaataatattttggctGGATTCTTAAAATTATCTGTATGTATCTATTAAGTTTTGCAATTTACAATTTGATGTATATACATGTTATTTAGGGAAATGTTGTCCCGAGGAAGGTTTCCGATGTAagattttttaatgattaagaaaatatttttttaatgatgttgtgattttttttaaatgtttaataatataaataaataagtaaaggCCAAATGACCTTATCGGGAAACATCTTCAGCTACACCGCTCTGTTATTTATTAGTATCTAAAACAGTtataataaaagtttaaaatacaaatatttttataataattttaattttttatttgccaAAGAACACTTGCACAATCTCATGGTAACATATTAAAGACATACATTTATctgatttttaatactttttatatGATATCTCTAATGAGACATTTGTAGTTATAAGgtataacaataatttaattagctTAATTTAGGGAATAAGATTTTCTAGACTAGGTAATTTTCATCTATGGCAAGAGTGTGGAGGCCAAGTCAAAAAGTTTATCAAGGGAAATAATCTTCATATTTAGCATATGGGTTATCCATAGAATGAGCCTTGTGTTTTGCAATAAGAACTCATCAAGGAATTTTTACCTAATATTTTAccttatatgaaaatttgaaggtCTCTTTCTCTCAAAGTAACCATTCCCTTGCGCTTCTCTCCAACCTATCCAAAAATAAGTTTCACATTTCTAATTCCACCGGATCAATACACCTCTACCTCTATTTTTTATGAGTTcagttatatataattacttttgcatattctttatacactttattagtgtgattggtcaaaatagttattttatttttaaaaaaaaagtaacgcagctaatcacattaatagagtacataaaaaatacgtaaaagtgattgtatatgaaatttttaatttttgattttaataaagaGAGAACTCCTCCGGTTAAGGGGTTAAAACCCACGACCTCACTCTCAActgcttatttttttataatagttGATGTGAAAATCTCTGCCCTGTTATTGAATATCACCTAGTTTTCTTACTTGGTAACATAAACTGTAGTTGTACTACTCTTCTTTGCACTGAGTCTTGTGAGATTTTCCGGAAACAATTTGGATAATGGGTTCTTATTCCTCTTGCAGTCTTGCTGATAGTATCCACCACATGAGTTTGTGGTCGCTATCTTTCAAGTGGTGCTTTGGtttattcatttctttattatttgttCAACCATGCTCTTTTAACCTCTGAGCCCTTGCGATCCCATTAAATAGAATACACAGCATTCCTCACTCCTTCATGTAATAAAAAGTGCTAATTTGTTTCCTCACAAGTAATGTAACAGTGCTACTTGATCCACATATATGTAAAATAGGGAAAATTTGTGTCTCTCATCATGCAGGACTAATGTGTTCTCGAGTAACCTCTAAAATTCCCACGTGTTCTTTGATAGAAAATTCcagtaaaaaaaaatccagaagGGATAGAGAAACTTGAGGAGCAGACAGATAATTTTGCCATATTATTATCACAAACATCAAAATAGACATATTATTCTCTATCATTTGTTCTTTCACAATTTGCTTCCACATATTTTCATGTAAACAAGAAATGAGCaaagattttattgaattttcttattaatactTTCCTGAATATAATGAGCCGGAACAAGATGCAAATATGTATCCCACATGTATGCTGGAAGAATAAGAAATTCTGTATGTGTCCAACTCTTGTTAGAAAATTGATTTCTGAATGAAATACCAATCGGAGAAATGGTTCAGGCACTCTTTTAACTGGCTGCTACCGTCTGTACAGGCTTTGAGATACTTTTTATGAATCTGAACTGCCAATGAGAATGGTCATGTCTTCATCCTTTCAACTTGTGAGCCCTTTAGCAGCAGCAGTCTCTCAGTTGGTTCCTATCAAACATTCTCTAGGTAACCCAAACTCTTTTTCTAGATGTACATGTCGTCTCCAGGGGTCATTATGTAACTTGTAATGCAAAGCCTTTTTAAGACAAGAACAATAGGTCAGCAGATTCGTATAGAGACAGGCAAACACACAAAGATACACGTGTACACCTGCTTACACTTATGCTTGACTAGAAAGTAATctgatcattttttaaaactcagtTTCCAAATGTcctaaattacataaaaatgatCTATGTATCTGTCATTGGATGTAGCATACCTGTATAAATGTGGCAAAGACATCGTCTTCAATTAATTGCAAGAAATCAACTGCCCAGTCCTCAACATAGCCAAAAGCATTTTTTTGCCTCTCGGCTTCAAGCATAATAGAATCACGATATAAGAACCTCTGCCAGATTTTCCGTACATTGGCCAGCTTATATTCTATTTCTGTCTCGTTGAATCCCTAGAGGAAGCAGAGGAACCCACCAGTCAACCTAATAAGCAACTTCCATCTTAACGTTTCTTGATCTCAATCTCATATCTTAATGCTAAAAAGACATTACCCGGAGAATCTTTATCAAATTTGGAATTTCATCTTCGTGTATCCGAACAGCAAAGCTTTCATAGTTGAGCACATTCTCGTATGGCAGGAAAATCCCATCCTACatgtaaaagcaaataaatactATTTCACCAAGGCCAACTACCCCATATTCTATAATTTGGTTTGAGCTTTCAAGAACTCAAACTACAAAATTCTTTTGTGAAATCATATTCAAATAACAAGAGGACTACGACATGATAGTTTTAGGCAACACGGGACAGTCTAGTAGCTGCAGTTGCACAAGACTTGGATTGGGAGAGCAACGTGCAACAAGTAAAATATTGGGGCAGACAAGTGATCAAACCTTTTCAGATCCACCTTCTTACAGTGATGCCATAAACAATACTGTCTTActaagaattttaaaatattgaaaccAAGTCCAATTAGGTCCACGGGTGTTGATCAGTCCTGGATGTAGAGCTTTTATTCCACAAGGAAGTGGTCACAATCATCACTATATCATTGGTCTTTACCCAGGGTGCACCTCAAGGTTGCAATACAAAAGTGGCTGAATTGTGGCCTCATTTTAAGCCAATCCTGGGTTCTCCAAAGCTTTGATGTGCAAAGACTGTAATGAGTGTGCTCTGTGAATAATAATCTTAAAAGCTATAATCAGCTCTGGAGTACTTGTGCAATCAACTCACTAGCCAGATTTAGAGCAGCAATCTTTAAGCTGGTTTCCTAGAAGAAACTGGCTCTGGTAATCAGTGACAAACTAGAACAAACCCATTATTAGGAGTTTAGATGTTACATGACTTCTGAATTGGTGGAGAAACAGGGTACAGAACTACAATACCTGAATGACCACAGGAATGCATCCTTGCAGAATACTATCTTCCATTCGACCGCTCCAACCATCTCCAGGAAATACCCCACAGAAAACAGAGCTGGCTAGATCCTCGTGATAATTTTCAGAACGTAGTGGCATTACAATTACATCTTCTGCATGCTGTTTCCCAAGCTTGCCTTCCTTGTTAGGGCTTGATCCAAACTCTTCTGCTATTTTTTGTCTAATACCCATACTATACCTGCATATATACCACCAGACTATTTGTTATCTTCCAAATACCACTCAAAGCAATGACCAGTCTCTCTCTAATACCCAAAACTGTTATCAGAACTAGAAATTCAACCAGCTGAAGACAATGACCATATGTACCACTCAAAGCATGCTTATTGAAGATGGAGCAGAAAGTGACTGGGGGTAGAGAGAGATTGGTTGCACTCCTTATTCAGGAAAACATAAATTCCAATTGAATTGAACCAGCCAAGAAAGGCAGGGCAGTCTCTGGGcatcaattttgtttttaatgaatTGGGCATTGTAATTTCAATCTCACTGTTTAGAACCCTACAAGAAGATCAAATCACGGTAGATTTTCAACTCGAAATTACACGAGTGACCACCGAAACCTCAATGCCTGTCTGCATATGGCACGAACCACATAACAACCTGCAAGAGTTGGTAGGCTGGAAAAGAAAGTGAGAAGTAGGATAGATATAGTGGTTTATGCTACAATTCCCCCAGTACAAGCATCAAAGACAAGAAGGCCGGTAGGGTTGGAAACCATAGAAACTCGTAAACAATGATgcaagttctttttctttttttttttttttgttgggggggggtGGTTGTGGAGAGAACAAAATGGAACGGaaaaaacaaatggaaaaaCAACTGCCATTTGTTTTGCCATTTGAAAACATTCAAAACAGGTCATCAGTAAACTTACGAAGCTTCCGGCCTTCCATTTAGGTAAGCTGGTCCTAGATTTCCATTGAAATAGAACAGTGTCTTTCGCTTATCTCGGGGCCTGAAAACAAATCATTGAAGTGCTCATTTTAACTTTCATGTATGGAAACTTTGAAGTAGTTCTGCATTGTGAAATCAAGCCAAACAAATGAGGCAAGAAAGATGAGACTACGCATTCATTGAAATGTGTACCTCGCCCAAAATTTTGAGCTTAATGCAATACCATCAGGACGTTTCCAAGCAGGCAGCACAAGATCTTTCTCAGGTTCGAAGCATGGGTGGTTGCCTCTTCGGCTGGAAGGAATGCGATCCCAGTTATCAGCCCAATAGGCTGTTGTTGAATGGTTATGCTTTGAGTTTGTGTTACCCCAGTGGACCAACATCATGCTACTCCATATCTCCTTAGGGGCATAGCAAGCACCTTCATCCCAGGAAAAGAACTGCCATCAGATATAAAAGTGACTTCATTAGTGTACACACTGTATAATACTCTATCACAGGCAAGGTACAAATGCATTCACTTTCTTTAGTTTTCTTCACACTAGCAATACATGATTTCTGTATTTATAGCATACCCAAATATGGTCTCTTCCCGATGAGCGATTCCAGTAAGGATATTTCTCGACAATATGATCGTAGGCATTCTTATAAAATTCCAGAGTGAGAGAACTCCTCAAGCCCTTATGCTCCTGAAAAATTCAGTCATATTTGCATAACAATGGGAATCATGCATGCAAGCAAACAAAACCAAGGGATGCAAATTGAATGTGGAATCTCATACATACGCACTCATACAACTTACCTTTCTTGTTTAAGTATCAAATGATGTTTCTAGCAGGTAAaaatgaagtaaaataaaattcctaatCTTATGCTTTGATCACATTACTGTTTACAAGCATCAGGCAGTGTCAAAATTCATTTTGAAAGCAGAAAAATACCAGGGTTGGAAAGTATGTATTGTCCATCACGGACAAATATTTGTGTCAAAAGGTCTATCAAAACACAATGCATGTGCAAAATGCAGGAATgtacacacacgcacacatgctcacatagagagagagagaatcagagtcacatgaatgtaaaaataaagagaaaacgaAGATATGAGTGTCTGCAACACATGCAACAGCCACATAAGTGTACCTCCATGCTCAAGTGAGGAGCATCATCAGCACGAGTTATTATGCATGCATCAAGCAcaggaacaaagaaaaaatctgCTTCTTCACCATTCAATGTTCTATGTGGACTGGCTAAGATGCTTTCATACAGTGCCATCTGCATAGAAATAATTATAGGATTTGTTAATGTTATAAGTTGACTAGAGTCAAATGTCAATCTAGGTTTAAATATACCTGGGCACCATACAGCTGATCTGTCCACAATGTTGCATTCTTGTCATCATATATTCTGTTTACACACTCCAACTTAAAATGGCGACCCTACAACATCGAACAAATCAAAAAAGTGAAAAGCTTGATGCTGGCATTGATCAAGAAATTACTTTTTACAGTTCATCCTGACCTCAAGAAGAAGGCTGTTGAAACTTGGGGGCAAGTCATAAACATAAATAAGGGGCCTTTTCTTTTTCACCAGGGCATTGAGATTGACAATCTTCACTGTGAG
This sequence is a window from Carya illinoinensis cultivar Pawnee chromosome 9, C.illinoinensisPawnee_v1, whole genome shotgun sequence. Protein-coding genes within it:
- the LOC122277167 gene encoding adenylosuccinate synthetase 2, chloroplastic, producing the protein MKLSSLALDTNPITGPRTTYVGVHHRPIPPRRRTVVVCSSVKPVLASASLGVAESDTAAQGHPSRIGSLSQVSGVLGSQWGDEGKGKLVDILAEHFDIVARCQGGANAGHTIYNAEGKKFALHLVPSGILNEDTLCVIGNGVVVHLPGLFQEIDGLESNGVSCKGRILVSDRAHLLFDFHQVVDGLRESELAKSFIGTTKRGIGPCYSSKVIRNGIRVNDLRHMDTFPEKLDLLLSDAASRFQGFNYGPEMLREEVERYKRFAHRLEPFIADTVHVMNESISEKKKILVEGGQATMLDVDFGTYPFVTSSSPSAGGICTGLGIAPRVIGDLIGVVKAYTTRVGSGPFPTEILGQGGDLLRFAGQEFGTTTGRPRRCGWLDIVSLKYCCQINGFSSLNLTKLDVLSELPEIQLGVAYKHIDGTPIKSFPGDLHLLEQVKVEYEVLPGWKSDISSIRNYADLPLAARTYVERIEELVGVPIHYIGVGPGRDALIIK
- the LOC122277201 gene encoding uncharacterized protein LOC122277201 isoform X1; the protein is MFMDMFSVQKWKCSWSLIAAIASIVALLSIVHLFLFPLGPSFDYFKQAQNACVPVHGSSEATTSHVREDLQPKADLDQRFPADLHMEVVYRGAPWKAEIGQWLSGCDSVTKEVSIAEIIGGSNCEKDCSGHGVCNREFGQCRCFHGYSGDECSKRQQLKCNYPQSPEQPYGRWVVSICPTYCDTTRAMCFCGEGSKYPNRPVPEACGFNINLPSEPGAPKLTDWTKADLDNIFTTNGSKPGWCNVDPSEAYANKVQFKEECDCKYDGLWGRFCEVPVLCTCINQCSGHGHCRGGFCQCDNGWYGIDCSIPSVVSSIREWPQWLRPAQFNVPDHAHLTVKIVNLNALVKKKRPLIYVYDLPPSFNSLLLEGRHFKLECVNRIYDDKNATLWTDQLYGAQMALYESILASPHRTLNGEEADFFFVPVLDACIITRADDAPHLSMEEHKGLRSSLTLEFYKNAYDHIVEKYPYWNRSSGRDHIWFFSWDEGACYAPKEIWSSMMLVHWGNTNSKHNHSTTAYWADNWDRIPSSRRGNHPCFEPEKDLVLPAWKRPDGIALSSKFWARPRDKRKTLFYFNGNLGPAYLNGRPEASYSMGIRQKIAEEFGSSPNKEGKLGKQHAEDVIVMPLRSENYHEDLASSVFCGVFPGDGWSGRMEDSILQGCIPVVIQDGIFLPYENVLNYESFAVRIHEDEIPNLIKILRGFNETEIEYKLANVRKIWQRFLYRDSIMLEAERQKNAFGYVEDWAVDFLQLIEDDVFATFIQALHYKLHNDPWRRHVHLEKEFGLPRECLIGTN
- the LOC122277201 gene encoding uncharacterized protein LOC122277201 isoform X2 encodes the protein MFMDMFSVQKWKCSWSLIAAIASIVALLSIVHLFLFPLGPSFDYFKQAQNACVPVHGSSEATTSHVREDLQPKADLDQRFPADLHMEVVYRGAPWKAEIGQWLSGCDSVTKEVSIAEIIGGSNCEKDCSGHGVCNREFGQCRCFHGYSGDECSKRQQLKCNYPQSPEQPYGRWVVSICPTYCDTTRAMCFCGEGSKYPNRPVPEACGFNINLPSEPGAPKLTDWTKADLDNIFTTNGSKPGWCNVDPSEAYANKVQFKEECDCKYDGLWGRFCEVPVLCTCINQCSGHGHCRGGFCQCDNGWYGIDCSIPSVVSSIREWPQWLRPAQFNVPDHAHLTVKIVNLNALVKKKRPLIYVYDLPPSFNSLLLEGRHFKLECVNRIYDDKNATLWTDQLYGAQMALYESILASPHRTLNGEEADFFFVPVLDACIITRADDAPHLSMEEHKGLRSSLTLEFYKNAYDHIVEKYPYWNRSSGRDHIWFFSWDEGACYAPKEIWSSMMLVHWGNTNSKHNHSTTAYWADNWDRIPSSRRGNHPCFEPEKDLVLPAWKRPDGIALSSKFWARPRDKRKTLFYFNGNLGPAYLNGRPEASYSMGIRQKIAEEFGSSPNKEGKLGKQHAEDVIVMPLRSENYHEDLASSVFCGVFPGDGWSGRMEDSILQGCIPVVIQDGIFLPYENVLNYESFAVRIHEDEIPNLIKILRVDWWVPLLPLGIQRDRNRI
- the LOC122277201 gene encoding uncharacterized protein LOC122277201 isoform X3; this encodes MFMDMFSVQKWKCSWSLIAAIASIVALLSIVHLFLFPLGPSFDYFKQAQNACVPVHGSSEATTSHVREDLQPKADLDQRFPADLHMEVVYRGAPWKAEIGQWLSGCDSVTKEVSIAEIIGGSNCEKDCSGHGVCNREFGQCRCFHGYSGDECSKRQQLKCNYPQSPEQPYGRWVVSICPTYCDTTRAMCFCGEGSKYPNRPVPEACGFNINLPSEPGAPKLTDWTKADLDNIFTTNGSKPGWCNVDPSEAYANKVQFKEECDCKYDGLWGRFCEVPVLCTCINQCSGHGHCRGGFCQCDNGWYGIDCSIPSVVSSIREWPQWLRPAQFNVPDHAHLTVKIVNLNALVKKKRPLIYVYDLPPSFNSLLLEGRHFKLECVNRIYDDKNATLWTDQLYGAQMALYESILASPHRTLNGEEADFFFVPVLDACIITRADDAPHLSMEEHKGLRSSLTLEFYKNAYDHIVEKYPYWNRSSGRDHIWFFSWDEGACYAPKEIWSSMMLVHWGNTNSKHNHSTTAYWADNWDRIPSSRRGNHPCFEPEKDLVLPAWKRPDGIALSSKFWARPRDKRKTLFYFNGNLGPAYLNGRPEASYSMGIRQKIAEEFGSSPNKEGKLGKQHAEDVIVMPLRSENYHEDLASSVFCGVFPGDGWSGRMEDSILQGCIPVVIQFVTDYQSQFLLGNQLKDCCSKSG